In Miscanthus floridulus cultivar M001 chromosome 5, ASM1932011v1, whole genome shotgun sequence, one genomic interval encodes:
- the LOC136449917 gene encoding peroxidase 1-like codes for MTTGARGYFLVTAVAVVLALLPASAIAAGLKVGFYNKSCPSAEALVQQAVAAAFKNNSGIAAGLIRLHFHDCFVRGCDGSVLIDSTANNTAEKDAVPNNPSLRGFEVIDAAKTAIEARCPKTVSCADILAFAARDSIALSGNLTYKVPAGRRDGRVSRDTDANSNLPSPLSTAAELIGNFTRKNLTAEDMVVLSGAHTVGRSHCSSFTNRLYGFSNASDVDPAISSAYAFLLRSICPSNTSRFFPNTTTDMDLITPAVLDNKYYVGLTNNLGLFTSDQALLTNATLKKSVDEFVKSDSRWKSKFAKSMVKMGNIEVLTGTQGEIRLNCRVINNGSSSLAGFELHMTTDSAQDELADIAAN; via the exons ATGACGACGGGTGCGCGTGGCTACTTCTTGGTCACCGCGGTTGCGGTCGTCCTTGCGCTTCTCCCAGCCAGCGCCATAGCCGCCGGCCTCAAGGTCGGCTTCTACAAcaagtcatgcccatcggcggagGCCCTGGTGCAGCAGGCGGTGGCTGCCGCCTTCAAGAACAACAGCGGCATCGCCGCCGGCCTCATCCGCCTGCACTTCCATGACTGCTTCGTCAGG GGCTGCGACGGCTCGGTGCTGATCGACTCGACGGCGAACAACACGGCGGAGAAGGACGCGGTCCCGAACAACCCGAGCCTTCGGGGCTTCGAGGTCATCGACGCGGCCAAGACAGCGATCGAGGCGCGGTGCCCCAAGACGGTCTCCTGCGCCGACATCCTGGCGTTCGCGGCGCGGGACAGCATCGCGCTGTCGGGGAACCTAACGTACAAGGTCCCCGCGGGGCGGCGCGACGGGCGGGTGTCCCGTGACACGGACGCCAACAGCAACCTCCCCTCGCCGctctccaccgccgccgagcTCATCGGCAACTTCACGCGCAAGAACCTCACCGCCGAGGACATGGTGGTGCTCTCCGGCGCGCACACCGTCGGCCGCTCCCACTGCTCCTCCTTCACCAACCGCCTCTACGGCTTCAGCAACGCCAGCGACGTCGACCCGGCCATCAGCTCCGCCTACGCCTTCCTGCTCAGGAGCATCTGCCCGTCCAACACCAGCCGGTTCTTCCCCAACACCACCACGGACATGGACCTCATCACGCCCGCGGTGCTCGACAACAAGTACTACGTGGGGCTCACCAACAACCTCGGCCTCTTCACGTCGGACCAGGCGCTGCTCACCAACGCCACGCTCAAGAAGTCCGTCGATGAGTTCGTCAAGAGCGACAGCAGATGGAAGAGCAAGTTCGCCAAGTCCATGGTCAAGATGGGCAACATCGAGGTGCTCACGGGCACGCAGGGGGAGATCAGGCTCAACTGCAGGGTCATCAACAACGGCAGCAGCAGCCTCGCTGGATTCGAGCTTCACATGACAACCGACTCTGCCCAGGACGAATTAGCCGACATTGCAGCCAACTAA
- the LOC136454600 gene encoding peroxidase 5-like translates to MTEARSEEDDDASVLRPPTRRLPRRSTASSRGGPVEGELQRWQGEVPRALGKAAFHQGKGARQGKGCDGSVLIDSTANNTAEKDAVPNNPSLRGFEVIDAAKTAIEARCPKTVSCADILAFAARDSIALSGNLTYKVPAGRRDGRVSRDTDANSNLPSPLSTAAELIGNFTRKNLTAEDMVVLSGAHTVGRSHCSSFTNRLYGFSNASDVDPAISSAYAFLLRSICPSNTSRFFPNTTTDMDLITPAVLDNKYYVGLTNNLGLFTSDQALLTNATLKKSVDEFVKSDSRWKSKFAKSMVKMGNIEVLTGTQGEIRLNCRVINNGSSSLAGFELHMTTDSAQDELADIAAN, encoded by the exons ATGACGGAGGCTCGATCCGAAGAGGACGACGACGCCAGCGTGCTTCGGCCACCAACGCGGAGGCTCCCGCGGCGCTCGACGGCGAGCTCGCGAGGTGGCCCCGTCGAGGGCGAGCTCCAGCGGTGGCAGGGCGAGGTCCCGCGGGCGTTGGGAAAGGCCGCTTTCCACCAGGGGAAGGGTGCAAGacaaggcaag GGCTGCGACGGCTCGGTGCTGATCGACTCGACGGCGAACAACACGGCGGAGAAGGACGCGGTCCCGAACAACCCGAGCCTTCGGGGCTTCGAGGTCATCGACGCGGCCAAGACAGCGATCGAGGCGCGGTGCCCCAAGACGGTCTCCTGCGCCGACATCCTGGCGTTCGCGGCGCGGGACAGCATCGCGCTGTCGGGGAACCTAACGTACAAGGTCCCCGCGGGGCGGCGCGACGGGCGGGTGTCCCGTGACACGGACGCCAACAGCAACCTCCCCTCGCCGctctccaccgccgccgagcTCATCGGCAACTTCACGCGCAAGAACCTCACCGCCGAGGACATGGTGGTGCTCTCCGGCGCGCACACCGTCGGCCGCTCCCACTGCTCCTCCTTCACCAACCGCCTCTACGGCTTCAGCAACGCCAGCGACGTCGACCCGGCCATCAGCTCCGCCTACGCCTTCCTGCTCAGGAGCATCTGCCCGTCCAACACCAGCCGGTTCTTCCCCAACACCACCACGGACATGGACCTCATCACGCCCGCGGTGCTCGACAACAAGTACTACGTGGGGCTCACCAACAACCTCGGCCTCTTCACGTCGGACCAGGCGCTGCTCACCAACGCCACGCTCAAGAAGTCCGTCGATGAGTTCGTCAAGAGCGACAGCAGATGGAAGAGCAAGTTCGCCAAGTCCATGGTCAAGATGGGCAACATCGAGGTGCTCACGGGCACGCAGGGGGAGATCAGGCTCAACTGCAGGGTCATCAACAACGGCAGCAGCAGCCTCGCTGGATTCGAGCTTCACATGACAACCGACTCTGCCCAGGACGAATTAGCCGACATTGCAGCCAACTAA